TCAAGGAGCAGTTCACGGTCATGGCCTTCATCCAGCTTGCCGCAAGACGTTCCATGCGCGATGGCCTGCGCTGCCTTGAGGCTGCGGGAAACCGCCTGTATCACTGGGGACTGAAAAACGTGGCCCGCTCGACCTTTGCTGACGCGAACAATTCTCGCCCCGTAGGCTTTTTCAAGGATCTGTTCGCCGAGATGTACGGCCTGTGCGCCGCAAAAGCCCCGAAGCACAAATTCCGTTTCAAATCCAAATTGTTCAGTCTGGACGCCACCACCATAAAGCTTTGCCTGCCGCTTTTTCCCTGGGCCTCGTTTCGGCAGGCCAAGGGCGGCGTCAAAGTACATACCTTGCTGGATCACGATGGCCATATCCCGGCTTTCGCAACCGTCACCGACGCCAAAACCCATGAAAGCCGCATAGCTCAGGCTATGGAGTTGCCCAGGGGCTCCATCGTGGTCTTTGACAAGGGCTTCACCAGCTATCCCTGGTTTCGGTTCCTCGGGGCAAAGGGCGTCTTTTTTGTGACCCGGCTCAAGCGCAACGCCGTTTTCAAACTCCTGGAGCGCCGCCTCGTGAATCGCAAGACCGGCGTTACTTCCGATCACATCATTGAAGTCTCCAGCCGGGGAAAATCCTTACGCCTGCGCCGTATCGGCTATCGTGACCAGGAAACCGGGAAACACTACGAATTTTTGACCAACCATTTCCGGCTTTCGGCGAAAACCATCGCCGACATCTATAAAGACCGCTGGCAAATCGAGCTCTTCTTCAAGGAAATCAAACAAAATTTGCGCATAAAGACCTTCGTCGGCAACTCGGAAAATGCGGTTCTGATCCAGATTTACACGGCCCTGACGGTTTACCTGCTCCTCGCGTACCAGAAATTCCTCAGCCGTCTCGGACTCTCCGTACAGCAACTCTTCCAGCTCATTCAACTCAACCTGCTCGGCGAGGCCTCCTTGGATGAACTCCTGAATCCCAGACGACGAAAATTCGATAATTCATATAACTTCACACTGTTAGATTACATCGCTTAGCCGGACAGCAATGACAGCGAGCCGTTAGTTCAACTTCTTGAAGCAAGAGGCTGTACCGTAGTTATTCCTCCACGCTCAAATCGTAAAACACCTCGTC
Above is a window of Desulfomicrobium orale DSM 12838 DNA encoding:
- a CDS encoding IS4 family transposase codes for the protein MCGKRNHHNILPHKEILDLSHHNTLFSQTLSLIPRHVFQKLERRHKTGRSSRQFGFKEQFTVMAFIQLAARRSMRDGLRCLEAAGNRLYHWGLKNVARSTFADANNSRPVGFFKDLFAEMYGLCAAKAPKHKFRFKSKLFSLDATTIKLCLPLFPWASFRQAKGGVKVHTLLDHDGHIPAFATVTDAKTHESRIAQAMELPRGSIVVFDKGFTSYPWFRFLGAKGVFFVTRLKRNAVFKLLERRLVNRKTGVTSDHIIEVSSRGKSLRLRRIGYRDQETGKHYEFLTNHFRLSAKTIADIYKDRWQIELFFKEIKQNLRIKTFVGNSENAVLIQIYTALTVYLLLAYQKFLSRLGLSVQQLFQLIQLNLLGEASLDELLNPRRRKFDNSYNFTLLDYIA